The genomic region CGCGAATCCAGGGGGCTCTCCCAGTCAGATGTGGCCGGGGGATCCGGGCTCAAGAAGGAATACATTTCCCGAATCGAAAATGAGCATATTATTCCGACCTTCAGCACGCTCGAATCCATCGCAAACGGACTCAAGGTTGATGTAATTGATATTGTCAAATACGGAAATAATACAGTTGTCATTCGCCCTTCCGATGAAGAAAAAAAATGGGCGAGACTGTTTCAGCATCTGATGAGGAAAAGAAACACGGCCGAACGCCGCCGGGTCATCAAAGCGGTGGAAAGACTGATCCTGTCCTGAGCAAAGCCGGGGAGCCCGCCGCTATTCGTCCAGGGCACCCGCTTCCGTAATCCGCTCGATGTAGAGTTCAAAAATCTCCCGGTCCTCGGTCTTGAGGTCGATGATTTCGAGTCCGAGTCCGGCGGGCCGGCCAGCCGCCCCGGCCTGCTCCTGATCCAGCACCCATGCCACCCGCCCGTGCAGGGTGATCTCGCGCTCCGTGTGGGGGAGACACAGCACCACCTCCACCGGATCCTCGCGGTCAAGCCGAAGGCCCGTCTGGACGAAAATGCCGCCCTTGGAAATGTTAATCGTATATTCCTGGGCGAACGCCCGCGGGGTACGGAATCGTACCTTCAACCGGGCCTTGTAGCGGCCCTGACGGCGCCTGTCCTGCTCGTTCTTCTTCAAAGGATATGCCGGCATACTGCGATACCTCGCCACCGGTCCGTTCTGCCCGCCACAGGAGATAACGCGCGGCGGCCATCTGGGTTACATTTTTATTCTCTCCGGAAATGCGGTCAACGACATTGATCATGCTTTTGCCACATGAACGCCGATTTATTCTGGAGGCGTACAATAATGAGCCTGTAGGGCCTAATTGGGCAGCCGGTAACGGGTAGCGAGCAGTGAAACCAGTTCGTTTTGAACCGCATCCTTGGTCATGCCGTCGGTATGGAGCTGGAACTCGGCCCGGCCGTAGTAGGGCATCCTGCGTTCCATGAGCTCGCGGGCCTTTCTGGCCGGATCGTCCCCTTCGAGGAGCGGACGGCGAACCCTGTGACTGGCGTTGGCCTGCCGGTAGACGGCCGTCTCGGGCTTCACCAGCAGGGCGATGACCGGCCCCAGCCGCCGGATGAGCGGCCAGTTTTCCTCCCGGCTGACCAGTCCCCCGCCCGTGCTGACAACATGGTGGCGGGGGCCGCTGTCCACGAACCGTTGCAGGGTTTCGGTCTCGATCCGCCGGAACGCCTCTTCGCCGTCCTGGGCGATAATATCTCCTGGCTTCCTGCCGGTCGTCCCGGCAATCAGCTCGTCCGTGTCCATGAGCCGCCAACCCCACCGTTTCGCAAACAGGCGAGCCTGAGTTGATTTCCCCGCGGTCGGGAAACCGATCAGGACGAGATTGTCGAAGGTATCCGGCATGAGCCCGTCAGCCCTGCTTGGCGCGGTCCCGGTTCTGGATATAGTAGGCGCCCGTGGCCCTGGCGAGGAGCTTGCCGTCAGAGCCAGTCACCTCGGCCTCGCCATAGGCCACCGTCCTCTGCCGTTCGACGATACGGGCCGTGACGGTAATCTTTCCGTCCTTCACCGTGCGGAAGTAGTGAATCGACAGGTTGAGCGTCGCGGGCAGCTCTCCGGCGGAGAGGTCCAGCAGGCCGAACAGGGCGGCACCGAGAGCCTGATCGCAGACGTAGAACATGACTCCGCCATGGAGCCGC from Deltaproteobacteria bacterium harbors:
- a CDS encoding TIGR02266 family protein, translating into MPAYPLKKNEQDRRRQGRYKARLKVRFRTPRAFAQEYTINISKGGIFVQTGLRLDREDPVEVVLCLPHTEREITLHGRVAWVLDQEQAGAAGRPAGLGLEIIDLKTEDREIFELYIERITEAGALDE
- a CDS encoding PaaI family thioesterase; amino-acid sequence: MIDSPLNELDRIIGHKPDKIEPGKAIYSFDCTPAMHSAARRLHGGVMFYVCDQALGAALFGLLDLSAGELPATLNLSIHYFRTVKDGKITVTARIVERQRTVAYGEAEVTGSDGKLLARATGAYYIQNRDRAKQG
- a CDS encoding shikimate kinase, producing MPDTFDNLVLIGFPTAGKSTQARLFAKRWGWRLMDTDELIAGTTGRKPGDIIAQDGEEAFRRIETETLQRFVDSGPRHHVVSTGGGLVSREENWPLIRRLGPVIALLVKPETAVYRQANASHRVRRPLLEGDDPARKARELMERRMPYYGRAEFQLHTDGMTKDAVQNELVSLLATRYRLPN
- a CDS encoding helix-turn-helix transcriptional regulator, whose protein sequence is MAKQLSIGLRIRGLRESRGLSQSDVAGGSGLKKEYISRIENEHIIPTFSTLESIANGLKVDVIDIVKYGNNTVVIRPSDEEKKWARLFQHLMRKRNTAERRRVIKAVERLILS